The genomic stretch ACAAGAAGCTTATTGGTATCATTACCAATAGAGATCTGCGTTTTGAAAAAAATGATGATCGAATGCTTCATGAGATTATGACTAAGGATAATCTTATCACAACTCATGAAAATACAAGTCTTGCAGAAGCAGAAGTGATTTTGCAACAGCATAAGATTGAAAAACTCCCTGTGGTAAAGAAAGATAATACCCTTATTGGCCTTATTACTTATCGTGATATTACCAAACTAAAGATTAAGCCAAACGCATGTAAAGATGCATACGGACGCTTGAGAGTAGCTGCCGCTGTTGGTGTAACAGGCGATGTGTTGGAAAGAGTTACAGCTTTAGTTGGTTCTAATGTGGATGCGGTAATTATTGATACAGCTCATGGACATACCCGTGGAGTAGTAGATGCACTTAAGCAGGTAAAGGGAAAATTCCCAAGCCTGGATGTGGTAGTAGGAAATATTGCGACAGCTGAAGCTGCAAAGTATTTGGTGCATGCTGGTGCTGACGCAGTAAAAGTAGGTATCGGCCCAGGCTCTATCTGTACTACACGTGTAGTTGCAGGTGTGGGTGTGCCACAATTGTCTGCTATTATGGATGTAAAAAGAGGAATGGAAGGTAGCGGAGTTCCTTTAATTGCTGATGGTGGAATTCGTTTTACTGGAGATATTGTAAAAGCGGTAGCAGCGGGAGCTGATAGTGTAATGCTGGGTTCATTATTGGCGGGAACCAAGGAAGCTCCAGGAGAAACAATCATATACGAAGGAAGAAAGTATAAAACTTACCGTGGAATGGGGTCTATTGAAGCTATGCAAAAAGGCAGCAGCGACAGATATTTCCAGGATATGGAAGCGGATATTAAAAAATTAGTGCCCGAAGGTATTACCGGAAGAGTGGCTTATAAAGGCGAAGTAAGCGAAGTGATGTACCAGTTTATTGGAGGGCTTAGAGCCGGAATGGGATATTGCGGAGCACCTACAATAAAGGATATGCAGGAAAATGCAAAGTTTGTGAAAATGACCGCAGCTGGTATTCACGAAAGCCACCCACACGATGTGCATGTAACTCGTGAGGCTCCAAATTACAGTAGAAAATAATTTTTAGTTGATTTGCAATCTTGTCTAACTAAAATTAATAATTATTTATGAATAAAATCATTGCATCCTGCCTGTTGGCATTAAGTGGATCTGTACTCTTTGCACAAGAGTCTTTTGACGACAAAACCTTGTTTACAGTGGCAGAGGATACAGTAACTGCCGGTGAATACATTGCTGTGTACAACAAGAACCGAAATTTAGGAGAGGACATAGATCCTAAAACCCCTACTGAGTATTTGGATATGTACATCAACTTTAAGCTGAAAGTGCATGAAGCTAAGGAATTGGGTATGGATACTATGCCAGGTTTTACTAGCGAGTACGGTAGTTATCGTGATCAATTGGCCAAGCCATATCTTACAGATAAAGATGTAACGGAGGAGCTGGTAGAGCAGGCCTATGATAGAATGCAGTATGACGTTCGTGCTTCACATATTATGGTAGCTATTCCCAGAGGGGCCTCTCCAGAAGATACAGCTAAAGCCTATGGTGAAATTATGAGCATTAAGAGTAAGATAAAGAAAGGTGCAAGCTTTTCTGAAATGGCTAAGCAGTTTTCTGCTGATACATACTCTGCAAAAAGAGGTGGTGATTTAGGTTACTTTACAGTTTTCAATATGGTATATCCTTTTGAAGAGGCTGTATATACTGCAGATGTAGGTCAATTAGTTGGACCCGTTAAAACACGTTTTGGATATCACTTGATAAAGAAAACGGATGAGCGCCAAGCAAGAGGAGAGATTATGGTAAACCACATTCTTATCATCGCAAACGAAAAGTCTACATTAGAGCAAAAAGAAGCGGCTGAAAAGAAGATAAGCGAAATATATGGCGAACTTGAGTCGGGGTCAGACTTTGAAACTCTAGCTAAACAGTATAGTGAAGATAAATCTACAGCTAAGAACGGTGGAAGAATGTTTCCTTTTGGAATCAACAAAATGTATATCGAGTTTGAAGACGCTGCATTCGGTTTAAAAAATCCAGGAGATTATACTGAGCCTGTGCAAACCGAAGTGGGCTGGCACATTATTCAGTTGGTAAAGCATACTGGGGTTGCTGACAAAGAAGTGGCTATTGCAGATATTAAGGCTAAAGTAGATAGGGACGAGCGCTCTCAACAAAGTCGCATGAGCATCATCAAAAAATTGAAAAAGGAGTATAATTTTAGAGAGTATCCCAAAGTTATGAAAACAGCCTTTAGCCAAATTGATGAGTCATTTCTAAAAGGAGAGTACATGCCAGGGAAAATAAAAAACGGCAGTAAGGTAGTTTTTGAATTTGCCAATAAAAAGTATACTGTAGAAGATGTAATAACTACACTTTCTAAAAAGCAAGGTTCGGGTAATGGAGCCTCATTGTCTACTGCATTGAGCGGAAATTATAAAGCCTATGCCGAGGAAGAGCTTGTTAATTACGAGAAAGGTATGTTAGTTAAAAAATACCCGGAATTTAAATTGCTAAGCCGTGAGTATTACGAAGGAATTCTTTTGTTTGACTTAACAGAAGAAAAGGTGTGGAGAAAATCTGTTTCTGACACTACAGGCCTCAAAGAATATTACGCTTCTCATACGGATAAATATCAGTGGAAAGATAGATACCAAGCTTATGTTATTGATGCTGCATCAGCAAAGGAGGCAAAGAAAGCTGCAAAAATGCTGAAAAAAGGTACTGCCATGAACGAGGTGCAAAAAGCTCTAAATGCAGAGTCTGAACTAAACGTGAAGATAGACAGTAGCATATATGAGGCTGGTACAAATAAAATAGTGGACGGAGTAGAGAAAACTGTTGGCTACACTAAACCGATGGAAGTTGAGGGACGTTTCTTTGTGTTGGGAATTATAAAAATAGTTCCGGCAGGAGGAAAAACCTATGAAGAAGCTCGTGGTTTGGTAATTAGTGATTATCAAAATTATCTGGAAGAACAGTGGATAAAAGATTTGAAATCCAGATATGAGGTGAAGATAAATGATTCGGTACTCGAAAAAGTGGTTGAAAAGCTTGAGTCAGATAGCTAAAAAAATATCAAGAGTTTTATTCTTGACAGGAGGGATCTTTTGGGTTTCCTCCTGTCAGCTTTTTAATACAAGCGGTTCGGAAGAAGAAACCAAACCGGTTGTAGCTAGGGTATATGATCGCTACTTGTACAAGGAAGACGTTGAGGGCTTAATGCCGAATGACTTGACCGAAGCTGATAGCTTAGCATTTTTGCAGAATTACATTAATGTATGGGCCAAAGACCAACTGATGATTTTGAAGGCTGAATACAACCTTACAGAAAGCCAGAAAAATTTTGAAAAGCAAATAGAAGAGTATAGAAATGACCTTCTGAAATTTGCCTATCGCCAACAGTACATTTCTCAAACATTAGATACCAATATTTCAGCTAATGCTATAAAAAGTAGCTATAAAGGTGGGAGTAATGATTTTGTACTGAAAGAAAATATCTTACGAGTAGATTATGCAGCCATTAACTTGGAAGCGCCAAACTTGGAGAAAGCCATAAAGTGGTTTTACTCTAAAAAAGAAAAAGACGAAAGCAGTTTTTATGATTATGCTTTGAAGTATTCCTACAAGTTTTCGGTAAGGGATAGTACCTGGATTTCTTATGAGCAGTTGCGAAAGCAAATCCCTTTGCCAAATGAAGACATCGAGAATTTTATAAAAAGTACGAGTTTTACACAATTTAAAGACTCCACCAATGTTTACTTGTTGGAAATAAAGGACTACAGGCTTCGTGGAGATAAAGCACCCTTGCCTTATTCTAGGGAGATTATTAAGAATATCTTGATCAACAAGCGAAAGCTTAATATCATTAATAGTTTAGAGCAGAATTTATTGGAAGACGCTCTCGACAAGAAGGAATTTGAAGTTTATTAAATGAAGAAGTTTTTTGCAATTTTAGTTTTGGCAATAGCCGGACAAGCCTATGCACAGCCACAATTGATTGATGGAGTGGTTGCTGTGGTAGGTAAAAATATTGTGTTGAAATCTGATGTGGATCAGCAAGTAGCCAGTATGAAAAGCCAACAAGGAGTGGAACCAAAGGATCTTGACCCTTGTAACATTTTTGAAGACCTTCTTTTTGAAAAACTTCTTTTACATCAAGCAGAAGTAGATAGTGTACTGGTTACTGAAGACGAGATAAATGCTACTATCGATCGAAGGATAGAGGTATTTGTTCAGCAAATTGGCAGCCGTCAAAAGCTTGAGCAGTACTACGATAAAACTATTGTTGAAATAAAAGAGGAGATGTACCCCTTTGTGGAGAATCAAATGATAGCTCAGCGTATGCTTGGGCAAATCACTGCCGAAGTAGAAATCACTCCAACGGAGGTAAGAAATTTTTATAAAAAAATACCTCACGATAGCTTGCCGCTCATAAACTCGGAAGTAGAATATGCG from Owenweeksia hongkongensis DSM 17368 encodes the following:
- the guaB gene encoding IMP dehydrogenase, whose protein sequence is MLLNSDKILGEALTYDDVLLIPAYSEVLPREVDLTSNFTRNISLKTPIVSAAMDTITESTMAIAVAQDGGIGVLHKNMTIEQQAVEVRNVKRAESGMILDPVTLRENAQVSDAKKMMADFKIGGIPIVDGNKKLIGIITNRDLRFEKNDDRMLHEIMTKDNLITTHENTSLAEAEVILQQHKIEKLPVVKKDNTLIGLITYRDITKLKIKPNACKDAYGRLRVAAAVGVTGDVLERVTALVGSNVDAVIIDTAHGHTRGVVDALKQVKGKFPSLDVVVGNIATAEAAKYLVHAGADAVKVGIGPGSICTTRVVAGVGVPQLSAIMDVKRGMEGSGVPLIADGGIRFTGDIVKAVAAGADSVMLGSLLAGTKEAPGETIIYEGRKYKTYRGMGSIEAMQKGSSDRYFQDMEADIKKLVPEGITGRVAYKGEVSEVMYQFIGGLRAGMGYCGAPTIKDMQENAKFVKMTAAGIHESHPHDVHVTREAPNYSRK
- a CDS encoding peptidylprolyl isomerase, which produces MNKIIASCLLALSGSVLFAQESFDDKTLFTVAEDTVTAGEYIAVYNKNRNLGEDIDPKTPTEYLDMYINFKLKVHEAKELGMDTMPGFTSEYGSYRDQLAKPYLTDKDVTEELVEQAYDRMQYDVRASHIMVAIPRGASPEDTAKAYGEIMSIKSKIKKGASFSEMAKQFSADTYSAKRGGDLGYFTVFNMVYPFEEAVYTADVGQLVGPVKTRFGYHLIKKTDERQARGEIMVNHILIIANEKSTLEQKEAAEKKISEIYGELESGSDFETLAKQYSEDKSTAKNGGRMFPFGINKMYIEFEDAAFGLKNPGDYTEPVQTEVGWHIIQLVKHTGVADKEVAIADIKAKVDRDERSQQSRMSIIKKLKKEYNFREYPKVMKTAFSQIDESFLKGEYMPGKIKNGSKVVFEFANKKYTVEDVITTLSKKQGSGNGASLSTALSGNYKAYAEEELVNYEKGMLVKKYPEFKLLSREYYEGILLFDLTEEKVWRKSVSDTTGLKEYYASHTDKYQWKDRYQAYVIDAASAKEAKKAAKMLKKGTAMNEVQKALNAESELNVKIDSSIYEAGTNKIVDGVEKTVGYTKPMEVEGRFFVLGIIKIVPAGGKTYEEARGLVISDYQNYLEEQWIKDLKSRYEVKINDSVLEKVVEKLESDS